The nucleotide sequence AGGAAATTGATTATGGCATTAAGAAATATTAGAACCGACCATGATGAAATACTAAGAAAGAAAAGTAAGGTTGTTGATGAAGTCAATGACAGGATAAAAGTACTGGTTAAAGATATGATAGAGACAATGTACGCTGCAGAGGGGGTTGGTCTGGCTGCACCTCAGGTTGGAATCTTAAAAAGAGTTGCCGTTGTGGATGTAGGGGAAGGAGTTCATGTTTTCATAAACCCTGAAATCCTTGAGAAAGAGGGAGCGTGTGTAGGCTTAGAAGGCTGCCTCAGCCTTCCAGGAAGACAAGGAGAGGTCGAGAGACCTACCAGAGTAAAGGTTAAGGCACTCAATGAAAACGGTGAGGAATTTATCTTGGAGGCAAAGGACTTTTTTGCCAGGGCTATATGCCATGAAATAGATCACTTGGATGGAATACTTTTTATAGATAAATTAGTAAAGAGTGAGGGAAATTAAATATGAAGATAGTTTTTATGGGAACCCCTGAGTTTGCGGTTCCTACTTTAAAGGCTTGTATAGATAATTTTAATGTTGCAGCGGTGTTAACACAGCCAGATAAGCCAAAGGGACGAGGAAAGAAGTTGACTTACAGTGAGGTTAAGGAGGAAGCGTTAAAACATAATATAGACATATATCAGCCGATAAAACTGAAAAATGATAGAGAAACTATCCATATATTAAAGGAAATAGCACCGGATTTTATTGTAGTAGTGGCCTTTGGCCAATTACTTCCCAAGGAAGTGCTGGATATTCCAAGGTATGGCTGCATCAATTTACATGCTTCACTGCTTCCTAAGTATAGAGGAGCTGCACCTATAAACTGGAGTATAATTAATGGAGAAGAATACTCAGGAAATACCACAATGCTGATGGATGTTGGTTTAGATACAGGAGATATACTGCTGCAAAGTAAAATTAATATTACAGAAGATATGACTGCAGGTGACCTTCATGACGCCTTGAAAGTAAACGGTGCTGAGTTAATGGTGAAAACTCTTCGGGGCATAGCAGATGGGACAATTATGCCGGTAAAGCAGGATGATAGTAAAAGCTGTTATGCTTCAATGTTAAACAAGGAAATGGCCTTGATAGATTGGAGTAAATCTGCAAAAGAAATAAATAACTTGATAAGGGGATTGAATCCTTGGCCGGTTGCTTATACTAAGTATAAAGGTGAGTCTATGAAGATTTTTACTTCAGATGTATTGGGGAAAAATAAGGGAGAAGTTCCTGGACTTATAGTAAAGGCCTCTAAGGATGGCCTAGTGGTAGCAGCTTCGGACAATTACCTTGCTATTAAGGAATTACAGTTCCCAAATGGAAAGAGAATGTCAATTGAAAGCTTTCTTAATGGCAACAGCATAGAAGAAGGTATAATTTTAGAGTAAATTGAGGTAGCAATAATGAACGTTAGAGAAATTGCTGTAATGGCTTTAGAAATGGTGCTGGTGGATGGAGCTTATTCAAATATAGTGCTCAGAAGGCTTCTGAATCAATACAATGTAGAAGAAAAGGACCGGGCCTTGATAACAGAAATTGTATATGGGACTCTAAAATACAAGTATAAATTGGATGTAATATTATCCGGCCTAGTTAAAAGTCCCTTAAAAAAATTGGATAATAGGGTGCTGAATATACTGAGAATGTCCTTGTACCAATTCATTTATCTGGATAAGGTACCGGAGTACGCCATTGTGAATGAGGCTGTAAACTTAGCAAAAAAGACTTCTATTGGTGCCAGTAAGTTTGTCAACGGAGTGTTGAGAGGGTATCTAAGAAATAAAGAGAGAAACTATAACCCTGAAAGTGGAACAATTAGTGAATTAGCTTATAAGTATTCCTTCGAAAAGTGGATGGTGAAGCTCTTTGTTAAACAATATGGAGAGGAAAGGGCAAAGCAGATACTAGCCGGTTTAAATTCTACGCCCAGTGTTACAGTAAGAATTAACAGTATGCGTTTTGATTATGATGAAGTTTGGGATGAATTGACTAAACTGAACTACAATATAGAAGAAGGAGCAGTATGCCCTGAGGCTATAAAGATTTTAAAAGGCAGCAATATAGAAAATAATCCTTTGTTCAAGGAAGGTTACTTCACAGTTCAGGATGAGAGTGCTATGATGGCTACCCTGGCCTTAGCTGTAATGGAGCACAACTTCGTTATGGATATGTGTGCTGCTCCTGGGGGCAAAAGTACACATATTGGAGAACTGCTCAGAGGTACCGGCAGGGTTGAGGCCTTTGATTTATACGACCACAAGATTAAACTGATAATGGATAATGCAAAAAGATTACATATTGAAAATATTTCAGCCAAGGTTATGGATGCATCAGTTTATAATGAAGAGTTTGATGAGTCCTATCACAGAGTTTTGGTTGATGTCCCCTGCTCCGGTATAGGTATAATACGGAAAAAGCCGGAAATAAAATGGACTAAAACCATGAAGGAAATAGAAGGTTTGTATTCTATGCAGGATAAGATCCTAAATAATGCATCCAGATATGTAAAAAAAGGCGGAATACTGGTGTATTCAACTTGTACCTTAAACAGAGCCGAAAATGAGGAACGAATATATTCCTTCCTAGAGAAAAATAATGATTTTACTCTTGAGACTTTGAATTTTGGTCAAAGAACTAATTTTATATATAGCGCTGACGGTATGTTGACAATATTACCGGATAAGGATATGGATGGCTTTTTTATAGCAAAATTAAAGAAGAAGTTATAGGAGTATAAGGATGAACAATATCTTAGATTTAAATTTAGAGGAACTTCAACAATGGATGGAAAAACAGGGAGAAAAAAAGTTCAGAGCGAAACAAGTCTTTGATTGGATTTATAATGGAGTCTTTAAATTTGAGGAAATGAGAAATCTTTCTTCCACCGTAAAGGTAAAGTTATCAGAGGAGTTTTATGTAGACATTCCGGAAGTTGTTGAAGCATATAAATCTAAAGTGGACGATACCGTAAAAATGCTTCTAAAATATAGGGATGGCAATATTATTGAATCGGTTGTGATGAAATATAAACATGGGAATACAATCTGCGTATCTTCTCAGGTTGGCTGCAGAATGGGCTGTAAGTTTTGTGCTTCAACCTTAAATGGTTGTGTAAGAAATTTAACCGGTGGAGAAATCTTATCTCAAGTTATTGTGGGAGGAAGATTAATTGGTGAGAGAATCTCCAACGTTGTAATCATGGGTAGCGGTGAGCCACTAGACAACTATGATAATGTTCTCAAGTTTTTTGAACTTGTAAATTGGGAGCACGGTTTAAATATAGGACAACGGCATATAACAATTTCAACCTGTGGTATAGTTCCGAAAATTTATGATCTGGCAAATAAAAAGTTCCAGGTTACTCTGGCAATTTCTCTCCACAGTCCTTGGGATGAGGAAAGAAAGAAAATTATGCCCATAGCAAATAAGTATTCAATTGTTGACATTATTGAAGCTTGTAAATATTATATAAATATAACAGGAAGAAGAATAACCTTTGAATATGCGCTTATAAATAATATCAATGATCGTAATGAAGATGCCGAGCAGTTAATAAAACTTCTTAAGGGTATGCTCTGCCATGTGAATTTAATCCCTATGAATGAAGTAAAGGAAAGTGCTTTAAAGAAGTCCTCTACATCAAGTATACGTACCTTTAAGGAGAGGCTGGAAAGTGCCGGCATTGAAACAACAATACGTAGAGAACTTGGAGCGGATATTAATGCAGCTTGCGGACAATTAAGAAAAAGTTATATGGATAGTAGGAACATATAAGAAAGGGGTGAAGTTATGCTGGGGGCCTTAACAGATGTGGGGAATGTCAGACAAATCAATGAGGATTATTATTCCTTCTATGAGGATGAAAGTGTTAGAATATATCTTGTGGCTGATGGAATGGGGGGCCACAATGCCGGTGAAATTGCCAGCGCACTGGCAGCAGAAAAGGTTATTGAATATGTTATTGAGCATAAAAACGAGGAGAAACCTAAGGACCTGCTGAGAAATTCTGTGCTTTATGCCAATAAGGTCATCTACGAAAGAGCTTTGGAAAATAATAATCTAAAAGGAATGGGGACAACTATTACAGCCTATCTGTGTAATGGAGAAGGTGGAATTGTAGCCAATGTTGGTGATTCAAGCTGCTATATTATTAAAGCCGGGGGAATATTAAAGGTTACCAAAGATCACTCTCTTGTTCAGCAATTGATAGACGAAGGTAGTATAACAGAGCAGGAGGCAAAGCTGCATCCAAACAAAAATATCATAACTCGAGCATTGGGAACTGGTATTGATGTTGACATAGATATCTTTGATATAAGTATAAAAGATTTACATAAAATTATCCTGTGTACAGATGGCCTAACTAATGAAGTTCTGCCGGAGGAAATCTATGAATATATCAAAAAGTATAGTAATAATGTGGAGGCTTGCCGAGAGCTGATAAATATTGCTAAAGAAAGAGGCGGCAGAGATAATATAACAGTGATGGTTATTGAAGGGGGAGTGTAATAATGATTGGAACCATATTAAATAACAGATATGAATTGCTTGAAAAGATAGGTGAAGGCGGGATGGCTGAGGTATATAAAGCAAAGTGCCATAAGCTAAACCGTTATGATGCAGTAAAGATACTAAAAAGAGATTATGCCAATGATCCTGCCGTCGTTGATAAATTCAAAATCGAGGCAACAGCTGTTGCTAATTTATCAGATAATAATATCATAAACATCTTTGATGTAGGCAGCCAAGGAGATATAAATTATATTGTTATGGAATATGTAAAGGGAAAGACTCTTAAACAAATTATAAAGGAAAATGTAAGATTGAGTTACGAAAGAGCCATAGACATAGCCATTCAAATTGCAAAGGCTCTGGATTGTGCTCACAGGAATAATATAATACATAGGGATGTTAAGCCGCAGAATATAATGGTTACAGATGAGGGCGTAGTTAAAGTAACAGATTTTGGCATAGCTAAAGCCAGCAGTAATGTTACTATAACAAACTCAAATAAGGTTATAGGATCTGCTCACTATTTTTCACCGGAGCAGGCAAGAGGAAATTTTGTTGATGCCAGGACAGATATATATTCGCTGGGAATAGTACTCTATGAAATGGTAAGCGGAAAACTTCCATTTGATGCAGAAAGCCCGGTTACTATAGCCTTAAAACACCTTCAAGATGATGCTATACCGCCAAAGCATCTTAACAGCAGTATACCTGAGAGCTTAAATGCTCTTATTATGAAGTGTATACAAAAGGATCCTAATAACAGGTATCAGACTGTCAGAGAATTACTTATGGACTTACTGCGTATACAGAAGGACTTAAATTATGAGATAATTCCCTCTTCTGTGGAGAAGGATCATACCAGGATAATGGAACCAGTCAATATTCCACATGCTGATGAGGAATTTGATGATGAGCCAAAAGTTAATATAACAACAAAGAAGATATTGTTGTTTGCTTTGGCAGGTATATTGGTAGTTGCCCTCGGAGCTTTGTCTGCTTGGGCTGTATTTGGAGGAACCAATAAAACTCCTAATACAAATAAGCCTGATAGGACCTCAGAAGAGGTACTGGTACCAAACGTAATAGGTAAAACCGAGGCTGAAGCCAAAGCTGAAATTGAAGCATTGGGATTAGAGTTTGAGGTACGTGATGATGACTATGATGATGAGATTCCTGCCGGCAGTGTTATAAAAACCTTCCCTGCTGCAGGTGAAAAGGCTCCAAATAATGTAGTTGGAGTTAGATTAAGTAAAGGTCCTAGAAAGAATACTGTACCATCTGTTTTAGATTATGATGTAGAACAGGCTAAAATTATATTACAAAACCTAAACTTTGAATTGGTTATATCCGATAAGCAATACAATGATACTGTGCCAAAGAACTTTATAATAAGCCAGACGCCCACAGCGGATACAGAAGCTGAAAAGGGAACAAAAGTGCAGGTAGTAGTGAGCTTGGGACCGGAAGTTGTCTTCTCTACCGTTCCGGACTTGAAAGGTAAGACTGTTAAAGAGGCAGAGGCTCTGCTCACAACAGCTAAGTTGAAATTAGGCAATAAAACAGAGGTACCAACAAAGGACCAAACTCTAGCAGACAAAATAGCAGAACAAAATATAGCTGCAAATACCAAGGTTGAAGAAGGGGCAGTAATAGATATTAAGTATTATGTACTAGAAGAAGATAAAACAGTAATTGTTCCAAACTTAATGGGTAAAACTATAGAGGAAGCTGAAACTATCCTGGCTCAATTTAAACTAAAAATGGGCGCTCAAGAAGCTGTTCCCACAGACATTGATGAAGATAACGGTAAGATCTTTGAATGGAGTCCTGCAGGAGGTACCTCTGTAGAAGAAGGAACGGCAATAAATATAAAATACTATGAAAAGCAGGAAGAGTAATCTTGAGGAGGATATATGATAGGAACTATCATTAAAGGTATTGGCGGATTCTATTATGTAAAAGTTGATGATGAAGTTGTAGAATGTAAGGCTAGGGGTAAGTTCAGATTTAATGAACTTACCCCTCTAGTCGGTGATAGAGTTGAAATTGCTGTAAAAAATAATAAAGGAGTTATTGAAAAGATACTACCCAGGACCAGTGAACTCATAAGACCCAATGTGGCTAACGTAACTCAGGCCTTTGTAGTTTTTTCAATAAAAAACCCCGATATTAATTTAGATTTACTGAATAGATTTTTAGTAGTATGTGAAAGCAATAACCTAAATATAGTGTTATTTGTAAATAAGAGGGACTTGGCAGCAGGACAGGACCTGGAATTTATAGAAAATTATTTTGGAAGGATAGGCTATAAATACCACTTTATTGGCGCAAAGGCCGGAGAAGGCCTTGAGGAAGTCGGTAAGTATTTGAAAAACAATGTTACCGTGGTATGTGGACCTTCTGGCGCAGGGAAATCAACTATGATAAATAGACTTTGCGGCAGTAATGTGATGGAAACCGGTGAAATAAGCGAAAAGAACAATAGAGGTAAGCATACCACAAGACATAGTCAGCTTATAGCGGTTGAAGACGGCTTTATTGTTGATACTCCGGGATTTTCTTCCCTTGATATAACTAAAATAAAAAAAGAGGAGCTTCAGCACTGTTTTCCTGAATTTGAAGAATATAAGTACCAATGTAAGTTTAAAGGTTGTTTACATTACAAAGAACCAGGCTGTGGGGTCAAAGAGGCGGTGGAAAAAGGTATTATCGTACAGGGGAGATACCAAAGTTATACCACTATGCTGGAGGAAATTTCTAAAGTCAAATTATACGATTAGGTAGGGATGTAACAATATGAAAGCTTTACTTATCTCAGGAGGAAGTCCTCCTTCAAAAGAACTTATAGAAAAAGAAGTTCAGATGTCAGATTATATCATTGGAATTGATAAAGGTTTGGAGTGCTTGAATAAATATAATATAGAGCCTGATATTTTAGTTGGAGATTTTGATTCCGTAGATAGGACAATATTTGAAAGGATGGCCGCGCTAAAGAAGGAAATGATTAGATTTCCTGCGGAAAAGGATTATACGGACACTCAGCTTGCAGTCAGCAAGGTTTTGGAATTAAAGGCTGATGAAGTAACCATACTAGGGGCCACTGGCAGCAGGTTAGATCATACCTTGGCCAATGTAGGCTTACTTTATAAATGCTTAAAAAGTGACATAAAGGCCACTATAAAGGACGACAATAATCTTTTATTCATGGCTGACAGGGATGTTGAGCTTGTAAACGAAGGATACAGGTTCTTTTCCCTTATTGCTTATGGTGGAACTGTAAAGGGGCTTAATATACGTGGAGCCAAATATGAGCTATGTAATCATAATCTGATGCCGGAGGATAATATTGCCATATCTAATGAGTTTATTGGCCTTAATGTTCAGCTATCCTTTAAAGAGGGCACCTTATTAATTATTTTCAGCAGAGACTAAAAAGTTGTAACAGATTTAAATTTTCCTCATATAATAAATAATGAAATAATGATGAGGTGTGATTTGCATGTGGAAGCCATTAAAAAAGACTAAGAAAAAGCTTGGGCTCATAATTACATGTATAGGTGTAGGCGTTGTACTTTCGGTAGTTGTACCTATATGGGGCTGGATTGCTGCAGCTGGTATAGCTATCATATATTGTGGGTGGCAAATAATGAATCACAATCATCATTAGTAATTTTCATGAGGAGGACATATGAAAATAATCGCTATTAAACTACCTAAATTTCTTTCCTCAATAATAAAAATTTTTATAAGAAAGTGAAAAGTCAAACTTGGAGTTAAAGACTCCTAAGACTTTTAATCACAAAAAATAAAAAAATGCAATTGCTTATGACAACTGCATTTTTTTATTTTTACACCGCACGTTGAACCTTACCAGAACGTAAGCATCTTGTACAAACGTGTACAGTTTTTGGGGTTCCATTTACTATAGCCTTAACTCTTCTTATATTTGGAGTCCATGTTCTCTTTGATTGACGGTGTGAATGACTATATTGAACACCGAAGACAACACCTTTATCGCAAACTTCACATTTTCTTGACATTGAAAACACCTCCTTATGTAACATCAAGATTAACTCTCAATTCAAACATTTATTATTTTAGCATAGAATGCATAAAACATGCAAGCAAAATATAAAATTATTACCGAAGAATACATCAATTATTATTATTTTCTTGAATATAAGTAATATTTAATATAAAATAAACTATATGGAAATAATCGAGGAGGATTAATTATGATAAGTATAACTAACGAAACTGGTCTGGTAAGTTATTCCGAAGAAGTAATTGCTAATATAGTTGGTCTATCTACAATGGAATGCTACGGTGTAGTTGGCATGGCCTCAAAAAATGCTACTGATGGCCTTTGGGAACTTATTAAAGGTGGAAACCTGCACAAAGGAGTTAAAATACACTATAAAAATAATGAATTGTCTGTTGAATTATACGTAGTAGTTGAGTACGGTACTAAAATTTCTGTAATTGCCAATAATATTATTCAGAAAATAAAGTATAATGTTGAAAGCTTCTTGGGAATTAAAGTATCTACTATTACAGTGAATGTACAAGGTGTAAGAGTCTAAGGGGGACGACAGAATGAGCATTTTAAAAATTAATGGTGAAATTTTTTATAATATGATGATAAATGCCAGCAACACTTTGGAGGAGCAAAAAGAGTATGTAAACTCTTTAAATGTTTTTCCGGTACCGGATGGGGATACTGGAACAAACATGTCTATGACCATCAAGGCGGCTGTGGAAGAAATAAAAAATTTGAAAAACGATACCGTTGGAAATATAGCTAAAACCCTGGCTAGGGGTGCATTGATGGGAGCCAGGGGAAACTCTGGTGTTATACTTTCACAAATTCTAAGAGGAATAGCTAAGGGCTTGGAAAATAAGGATGAGGTTGATGCAAAGGAGTTTGCTGAGAGCTTAATGGAAGGTTCTAAAAGCGCTTATAAAGCTGTTATGAGACCCACTGAAGGAACAATCTTAACTATAGTTCGAGCTTCCGGAGAAAGTGCAGTTAACAGCAAATCCAGCGATATTGTTACACTAATGAATGAGGTATGCGACCACTGCCGCAACATACTAAACAAGACACCGGAAATGTTGCCTGTTCTAAAAAAGGCTAAGGTAGTAGATGCTGGTGGTATGGGCTTTTTAGTAATATTAAACGGAATGAGAGATGCACTAACTGGCAATGTTAAGGCCGTAGTTAAGGAGGATGCTCCGGTTGCATCCAATGCATCTGCGCAACAAAGCATCAGCGAGGAAGATATAAAGTTTGCATATTGTACTGAATTTATTATAATGACTAAGGAAAGCAATCCTGACAGCAATGCTTTCAGAGATGAAATCGAGCAATATGGCGATTCAATTGTTGCAGTTTCCTACGAAAATGTCATTAAGATTCATATACATACCAATGATCCTGGAGTTGTTTTATCTAAAGCGGTAAAATTGGGAGAACTGACTAAGATTAAGATTGAAAATATGAAGGAACAACACAGACACCTAGTGGTGGATGAAGACAGTATTACCGCAGAGGAAACAGCGACAGAATTGAAAAAATACGGATTTATCGCAGTTGCCGCCGGAGAAGGAGTTACCAATATCTTTAAGGATCTTGGTGTTGAT is from Clostridium thermarum and encodes:
- a CDS encoding Stp1/IreP family PP2C-type Ser/Thr phosphatase encodes the protein MLGALTDVGNVRQINEDYYSFYEDESVRIYLVADGMGGHNAGEIASALAAEKVIEYVIEHKNEEKPKDLLRNSVLYANKVIYERALENNNLKGMGTTITAYLCNGEGGIVANVGDSSCYIIKAGGILKVTKDHSLVQQLIDEGSITEQEAKLHPNKNIITRALGTGIDVDIDIFDISIKDLHKIILCTDGLTNEVLPEEIYEYIKKYSNNVEACRELINIAKERGGRDNITVMVIEGGV
- a CDS encoding DAK2 domain-containing protein, producing MSILKINGEIFYNMMINASNTLEEQKEYVNSLNVFPVPDGDTGTNMSMTIKAAVEEIKNLKNDTVGNIAKTLARGALMGARGNSGVILSQILRGIAKGLENKDEVDAKEFAESLMEGSKSAYKAVMRPTEGTILTIVRASGESAVNSKSSDIVTLMNEVCDHCRNILNKTPEMLPVLKKAKVVDAGGMGFLVILNGMRDALTGNVKAVVKEDAPVASNASAQQSISEEDIKFAYCTEFIIMTKESNPDSNAFRDEIEQYGDSIVAVSYENVIKIHIHTNDPGVVLSKAVKLGELTKIKIENMKEQHRHLVVDEDSITAEETATELKKYGFIAVAAGEGVTNIFKDLGVDYVIEGGQTMNPSTQDILDAVKKINAENIFVLPNNKNIVMAATQAAEISEKNIIVIPSKTIPQGITALTMFNGEADVEENKGTMIEAMAKVTTGSVTYAVRETEMDGKEIKEGDILGLIEGKISEVGTDIFEVCEKLIDNAVTEDSELITILYGQECNEEEVMEFVERIEDKYSDLDVQTYNGKQPLYYFIVSVE
- the rsgA gene encoding ribosome small subunit-dependent GTPase A, whose protein sequence is MIGTIIKGIGGFYYVKVDDEVVECKARGKFRFNELTPLVGDRVEIAVKNNKGVIEKILPRTSELIRPNVANVTQAFVVFSIKNPDINLDLLNRFLVVCESNNLNIVLFVNKRDLAAGQDLEFIENYFGRIGYKYHFIGAKAGEGLEEVGKYLKNNVTVVCGPSGAGKSTMINRLCGSNVMETGEISEKNNRGKHTTRHSQLIAVEDGFIVDTPGFSSLDITKIKKEELQHCFPEFEEYKYQCKFKGCLHYKEPGCGVKEAVEKGIIVQGRYQSYTTMLEEISKVKLYD
- the rsmB gene encoding 16S rRNA (cytosine(967)-C(5))-methyltransferase RsmB; amino-acid sequence: MNVREIAVMALEMVLVDGAYSNIVLRRLLNQYNVEEKDRALITEIVYGTLKYKYKLDVILSGLVKSPLKKLDNRVLNILRMSLYQFIYLDKVPEYAIVNEAVNLAKKTSIGASKFVNGVLRGYLRNKERNYNPESGTISELAYKYSFEKWMVKLFVKQYGEERAKQILAGLNSTPSVTVRINSMRFDYDEVWDELTKLNYNIEEGAVCPEAIKILKGSNIENNPLFKEGYFTVQDESAMMATLALAVMEHNFVMDMCAAPGGKSTHIGELLRGTGRVEAFDLYDHKIKLIMDNAKRLHIENISAKVMDASVYNEEFDESYHRVLVDVPCSGIGIIRKKPEIKWTKTMKEIEGLYSMQDKILNNASRYVKKGGILVYSTCTLNRAENEERIYSFLEKNNDFTLETLNFGQRTNFIYSADGMLTILPDKDMDGFFIAKLKKKL
- a CDS encoding thiamine diphosphokinase, which codes for MKALLISGGSPPSKELIEKEVQMSDYIIGIDKGLECLNKYNIEPDILVGDFDSVDRTIFERMAALKKEMIRFPAEKDYTDTQLAVSKVLELKADEVTILGATGSRLDHTLANVGLLYKCLKSDIKATIKDDNNLLFMADRDVELVNEGYRFFSLIAYGGTVKGLNIRGAKYELCNHNLMPEDNIAISNEFIGLNVQLSFKEGTLLIIFSRD
- the rlmN gene encoding 23S rRNA (adenine(2503)-C(2))-methyltransferase RlmN, translating into MNNILDLNLEELQQWMEKQGEKKFRAKQVFDWIYNGVFKFEEMRNLSSTVKVKLSEEFYVDIPEVVEAYKSKVDDTVKMLLKYRDGNIIESVVMKYKHGNTICVSSQVGCRMGCKFCASTLNGCVRNLTGGEILSQVIVGGRLIGERISNVVIMGSGEPLDNYDNVLKFFELVNWEHGLNIGQRHITISTCGIVPKIYDLANKKFQVTLAISLHSPWDEERKKIMPIANKYSIVDIIEACKYYINITGRRITFEYALINNINDRNEDAEQLIKLLKGMLCHVNLIPMNEVKESALKKSSTSSIRTFKERLESAGIETTIRRELGADINAACGQLRKSYMDSRNI
- the fmt gene encoding methionyl-tRNA formyltransferase, whose protein sequence is MKIVFMGTPEFAVPTLKACIDNFNVAAVLTQPDKPKGRGKKLTYSEVKEEALKHNIDIYQPIKLKNDRETIHILKEIAPDFIVVVAFGQLLPKEVLDIPRYGCINLHASLLPKYRGAAPINWSIINGEEYSGNTTMLMDVGLDTGDILLQSKINITEDMTAGDLHDALKVNGAELMVKTLRGIADGTIMPVKQDDSKSCYASMLNKEMALIDWSKSAKEINNLIRGLNPWPVAYTKYKGESMKIFTSDVLGKNKGEVPGLIVKASKDGLVVAASDNYLAIKELQFPNGKRMSIESFLNGNSIEEGIILE
- the def gene encoding peptide deformylase, whose product is MALRNIRTDHDEILRKKSKVVDEVNDRIKVLVKDMIETMYAAEGVGLAAPQVGILKRVAVVDVGEGVHVFINPEILEKEGACVGLEGCLSLPGRQGEVERPTRVKVKALNENGEEFILEAKDFFARAICHEIDHLDGILFIDKLVKSEGN
- the pknB gene encoding Stk1 family PASTA domain-containing Ser/Thr kinase; the protein is MIGTILNNRYELLEKIGEGGMAEVYKAKCHKLNRYDAVKILKRDYANDPAVVDKFKIEATAVANLSDNNIINIFDVGSQGDINYIVMEYVKGKTLKQIIKENVRLSYERAIDIAIQIAKALDCAHRNNIIHRDVKPQNIMVTDEGVVKVTDFGIAKASSNVTITNSNKVIGSAHYFSPEQARGNFVDARTDIYSLGIVLYEMVSGKLPFDAESPVTIALKHLQDDAIPPKHLNSSIPESLNALIMKCIQKDPNNRYQTVRELLMDLLRIQKDLNYEIIPSSVEKDHTRIMEPVNIPHADEEFDDEPKVNITTKKILLFALAGILVVALGALSAWAVFGGTNKTPNTNKPDRTSEEVLVPNVIGKTEAEAKAEIEALGLEFEVRDDDYDDEIPAGSVIKTFPAAGEKAPNNVVGVRLSKGPRKNTVPSVLDYDVEQAKIILQNLNFELVISDKQYNDTVPKNFIISQTPTADTEAEKGTKVQVVVSLGPEVVFSTVPDLKGKTVKEAEALLTTAKLKLGNKTEVPTKDQTLADKIAEQNIAANTKVEEGAVIDIKYYVLEEDKTVIVPNLMGKTIEEAETILAQFKLKMGAQEAVPTDIDEDNGKIFEWSPAGGTSVEEGTAINIKYYEKQEE
- a CDS encoding Asp23/Gls24 family envelope stress response protein; translation: MMISITNETGLVSYSEEVIANIVGLSTMECYGVVGMASKNATDGLWELIKGGNLHKGVKIHYKNNELSVELYVVVEYGTKISVIANNIIQKIKYNVESFLGIKVSTITVNVQGVRV
- the rpmB gene encoding 50S ribosomal protein L28; this encodes MSRKCEVCDKGVVFGVQYSHSHRQSKRTWTPNIRRVKAIVNGTPKTVHVCTRCLRSGKVQRAV
- the spoVM gene encoding stage V sporulation protein SpoVM; translated protein: MKIIAIKLPKFLSSIIKIFIRK